A section of the Pseudomonas lini genome encodes:
- a CDS encoding acetoacetate--CoA ligase translates to MSDILWQPGTERIGKTRMEAFRRFVNQRHSLEITDYPALHQWSIDQREAFWQAIVDFFDIRFHDQPDAVLIEGAQMPSAQWFPGATLNFAEHLLRRRDDAVAVVAIGENGQREQLTWAELASHVAGFQNGLIAAGVGLGDRVAACMPNTWQTLVAMLATTSLGAIWSCSSPDFGTHGVIDRFGQIEPKVLITCAGYRYAGKEIDQTDKVNEILGQLPSLQQLIVVPYARPQARIEDFRSQASMTLWGDFYDPGGEPQFVPVPFAHPLYILYSSGTTGVPKCIVHSTGGVLLQHVKEHGLHTDLGPGDRLFYYTTCGWMMWNWLVSALAVDSAVVLYDGSPFHPGPERLIDLIDDERINVFGTSPKFLTALESNGVNPCESHDLSSLKTVLSTGSALSPQSFDYVYRAFKSDLCLSSMSGGTDIVSCFVIGNPVLPVRRGEMQCKSLGMAVEVWNDAGTPVIGEKGELVCTRHFPAMPIELWHDPDGEKLRKSYFSLFPGVWAQGDYAEELPHGGMLIHGRSDAVLNPGGVRIGTAEIYRQVEKVPQVLDSVAIGQQWQDDVRVVLFVKLRDGVELDDALQQQIRQVIRANTTPRHVPAKIVAVTDIPRTISGKVVELAVRNVVHGQKVKNTDALANPEALEQFRDRSELND, encoded by the coding sequence ATGTCCGACATCCTCTGGCAACCCGGCACCGAGCGCATCGGCAAGACCCGCATGGAGGCCTTCCGGCGCTTCGTCAATCAGCGACACTCCCTTGAAATCACCGACTACCCTGCCCTGCACCAGTGGAGCATCGATCAGCGGGAAGCTTTCTGGCAGGCCATTGTCGATTTCTTCGACATCCGTTTTCACGATCAGCCGGATGCGGTGCTGATAGAAGGCGCACAAATGCCCAGCGCCCAGTGGTTCCCCGGCGCCACGCTGAACTTCGCCGAACACCTGCTGCGCCGTCGCGACGATGCCGTGGCGGTAGTGGCCATCGGCGAAAACGGCCAACGGGAACAACTGACCTGGGCCGAACTGGCGAGCCATGTCGCCGGCTTTCAAAACGGCCTGATAGCCGCCGGTGTCGGCCTCGGCGACCGCGTGGCCGCGTGCATGCCGAACACCTGGCAAACCCTGGTGGCCATGCTCGCCACCACTAGTCTGGGTGCGATCTGGTCCTGTTCTTCACCCGACTTCGGTACCCACGGGGTGATCGACCGTTTCGGCCAGATCGAGCCGAAAGTACTAATCACCTGCGCCGGTTACCGCTACGCCGGAAAAGAAATCGACCAGACCGACAAGGTCAATGAAATCCTCGGGCAACTGCCGTCCTTGCAGCAGTTGATCGTTGTGCCTTACGCGCGACCCCAGGCACGCATCGAAGACTTCCGCAGCCAAGCCAGCATGACGCTATGGGGCGATTTCTACGACCCGGGCGGCGAGCCGCAATTCGTTCCCGTGCCCTTCGCTCATCCGCTGTACATCCTTTATTCCAGTGGCACTACCGGCGTGCCGAAGTGCATTGTTCACAGCACCGGCGGCGTGCTGCTGCAACACGTCAAGGAACATGGTCTGCACACCGATCTCGGCCCTGGCGACCGCTTGTTCTACTACACAACGTGCGGCTGGATGATGTGGAACTGGCTGGTCTCGGCCCTGGCAGTCGACAGCGCCGTGGTGCTTTACGACGGCTCGCCGTTTCATCCAGGCCCGGAGCGCTTGATCGATCTGATCGACGACGAACGCATCAACGTCTTCGGCACCAGTCCCAAGTTCCTCACCGCGCTGGAAAGCAACGGCGTGAATCCTTGCGAAAGTCATGACCTGAGCAGTCTCAAAACCGTGCTGTCCACCGGTTCCGCGCTGTCGCCGCAAAGCTTCGATTACGTCTACCGCGCGTTCAAGTCCGACCTGTGCCTGTCCTCGATGTCTGGCGGCACCGACATCGTGTCGTGCTTTGTGATTGGTAACCCGGTCCTGCCGGTGCGCCGTGGCGAGATGCAGTGCAAGAGCCTGGGCATGGCGGTGGAAGTCTGGAACGACGCAGGTACGCCTGTGATCGGTGAAAAAGGCGAGCTGGTGTGCACCCGACATTTTCCGGCGATGCCCATCGAGCTGTGGCATGACCCTGACGGGGAGAAACTGCGAAAGTCCTATTTCAGCCTGTTCCCCGGCGTCTGGGCTCAGGGCGATTACGCCGAAGAATTGCCCCATGGCGGCATGCTGATCCACGGTCGATCGGATGCGGTGCTCAACCCCGGCGGCGTGCGCATCGGCACGGCGGAAATCTATCGTCAGGTGGAGAAAGTCCCGCAGGTGCTGGACAGTGTTGCCATCGGTCAGCAATGGCAGGATGACGTGCGGGTGGTGCTGTTCGTGAAACTGCGCGACGGCGTTGAGCTGGACGACGCGCTGCAACAACAGATTCGCCAAGTCATCCGCGCCAACACTACGCCACGGCATGTGCCGGCGAAGATAGTTGCGGTGACGGACATTCCACGGACTATCAGCGGCAAGGTGGTCGAGCTAGCGGTGAGGAATGTGGTGCATGGCCAGAAAGTGAAAAACACCGATGCACTGGCCAATCCCGAGGCGCTGGAACAGTTTCGTGACCGCTCTGAATTGAACGATTGA
- the hbdH gene encoding 3-hydroxybutyrate dehydrogenase codes for MTTLSGKTALVTGSTSGIGLGIALSLAKAGANLILNGFGDASSVVAEIEKFGGKVGHHPADVSDPAQIAEMIEYAEREFGGVDILVNNAGIQHVASVEDFPVERWDSIMAINLSSVFHSTRLSLPGMRAKGWGRIVNIASVHGQVGSVGKAAYVAAKHGVIGLTKVVGLETATTNVTCNAICPGWVLTPLVQKQIDDRAATGIDPQQAQHDLLAEKQPSLEFVTPPQLGELVLFLCSEAGSQVRGAAWNIDGGWLAQ; via the coding sequence ATGACGACTCTTTCGGGCAAGACCGCACTGGTCACCGGTTCCACCAGCGGCATCGGTCTGGGAATCGCCCTGAGCCTGGCCAAGGCTGGCGCCAACCTGATCCTCAACGGTTTCGGCGATGCGTCTTCAGTGGTTGCTGAAATCGAAAAATTCGGCGGCAAAGTCGGCCATCACCCCGCCGACGTCAGCGACCCGGCGCAGATCGCCGAGATGATTGAATACGCCGAGCGTGAGTTCGGCGGCGTGGATATCCTGGTCAACAACGCGGGCATTCAGCATGTGGCGTCGGTGGAAGATTTTCCGGTGGAGCGCTGGGATTCGATCATGGCGATCAACCTGTCGTCGGTGTTTCACAGCACCCGTTTGAGCTTGCCGGGGATGCGCGCCAAAGGCTGGGGACGGATCGTCAACATCGCTTCTGTGCATGGCCAGGTCGGTTCGGTGGGCAAGGCGGCGTACGTTGCGGCCAAGCATGGCGTAATCGGCCTGACCAAAGTGGTCGGTCTGGAAACCGCTACGACAAACGTCACCTGCAACGCCATCTGTCCGGGTTGGGTGCTGACGCCGCTGGTGCAAAAGCAGATCGATGATCGCGCCGCAACCGGGATCGACCCGCAGCAGGCGCAACATGATTTGCTGGCCGAAAAGCAGCCGTCGCTGGAATTCGTGACACCGCCGCAACTGGGTGAGTTGGTGCTGTTTTTATGCAGCGAAGCCGGTAGCCAGGTGCGTGGCGCAGCGTGGAATATTGATGGCGGGTGGTTGGCGCAGTAA
- a CDS encoding GntP family permease encodes MSVIIALAALTLLMVAAYRGYSVILFAPIAALGAVLLTDPSAVAPVFTGVFMEKMVGFVKLYFPVFLLGAVFGKLIELSGFSRSIVAAAIRLLGTRQAMLVIVLVCALLTYGGVSLFVVVFAVYPFAAEMFRQSNIPKRLIPATIALGAFSFTMDALPGTPQIQNIIPSTFFNTTAWAAPWLGVIGTIFVFCAGMLFLQRQRNKAQRTGEGYGSELRNEPETAPDIKLPNPWIALSPLLMVGLMNLLFTRWIPLWYGKTHSLSLPGMAAPVTTDIAKLTAIWAVQAALLVGIVMVLVFAFQTIRGKLAEGSKSAVSGALLAAMNTASEYGFGAVIASLPGFLVLSGWLKSIPDPLVNEAITVTLLAGITGSASGGMSIALAAMSETFISAAHAANIPLEVLHRVAAMASGGMDTLPHNGAVITLLAVTGLTHREAYKDIFCITLIKTLAVFVVIGTFYATGIV; translated from the coding sequence ATGAGTGTGATCATTGCCTTGGCAGCCCTCACGCTGTTGATGGTGGCTGCTTACCGTGGCTACAGCGTTATCCTCTTTGCCCCGATCGCCGCCCTCGGCGCCGTCCTGCTCACCGACCCTTCCGCCGTTGCCCCAGTCTTCACCGGGGTGTTCATGGAAAAAATGGTCGGCTTCGTCAAACTGTATTTCCCGGTGTTCCTGCTCGGTGCCGTATTCGGCAAGCTGATCGAGTTGTCGGGCTTCTCCCGCTCCATCGTCGCAGCGGCCATTCGCTTGCTCGGCACTCGCCAGGCAATGCTGGTGATCGTGCTGGTCTGCGCACTGCTCACTTACGGCGGCGTGTCGCTGTTTGTGGTGGTGTTTGCGGTCTACCCGTTTGCCGCCGAGATGTTCCGTCAGAGCAATATTCCCAAGCGCCTGATCCCGGCGACCATCGCCCTCGGCGCGTTCTCGTTCACCATGGATGCCCTGCCCGGCACCCCACAGATCCAGAACATCATCCCCAGCACCTTCTTCAACACCACCGCCTGGGCGGCACCGTGGCTGGGTGTGATCGGCACGATTTTCGTGTTCTGCGCCGGCATGCTGTTCCTTCAGCGCCAGCGCAACAAGGCCCAGCGCACGGGTGAAGGTTATGGTTCGGAGCTGCGCAACGAACCGGAAACCGCGCCGGACATCAAGCTGCCCAACCCGTGGATCGCGCTCTCCCCGCTGTTGATGGTGGGCCTGATGAACCTGCTGTTCACCCGCTGGATTCCGCTGTGGTACGGCAAGACTCACAGCCTCTCGTTGCCAGGCATGGCAGCACCGGTGACCACCGACATCGCCAAACTGACGGCGATCTGGGCGGTCCAGGCGGCCTTGCTGGTGGGCATCGTCATGGTGCTGGTGTTCGCCTTTCAGACGATTCGCGGCAAGTTGGCCGAAGGCAGTAAAAGTGCGGTCAGCGGCGCACTGCTGGCGGCGATGAACACCGCGTCGGAATACGGTTTCGGTGCAGTAATCGCCTCGCTGCCGGGTTTCCTGGTGCTGTCCGGCTGGCTCAAAAGCATTCCCGACCCGCTGGTCAACGAAGCGATTACCGTGACCCTGCTGGCCGGCATCACCGGTTCGGCGTCGGGCGGCATGAGCATTGCCCTGGCGGCGATGTCCGAGACGTTCATCAGCGCCGCCCACGCCGCCAATATTCCGCTGGAAGTGCTGCACCGGGTCGCCGCGATGGCCAGTGGCGGCATGGACACTTTGCCGCACAACGGCGCGGTGATTACTTTGCTGGCGGTTACCGGTTTGACCCACCGCGAGGCCTACAAAGACATTTTCTGTATTACGCTGATCAAGACACTCGCTGTTTTTGTGGTGATCGGCACTTTCTACGCCACTGGCATTGTGTGA
- a CDS encoding sigma-54 interaction domain-containing protein codes for MDTTESLKDYQRVRTLAIRSLFEIIEQSSEGTVIVDRDANIVWMNERYARRFGLESAAGAIGRACESVIPGSLLREVVRTGRPILLDMQDTPKEPLVVMRLPIHDDAGAVIGAIGFALFDELRSLSPMLKRYLSMQEELASTRSLLRARQTKYNFAHFIGTSAASLEVKRRARRSASAESPVLLLGETGTGKELLAQAIHGASPRAHKAFVSINSAAIPEALLEAEFFGTAPGAFTGADRKGRTGKLQIAQGGTLFLDEIGDMPLPLQSKLLRVLQEKEFEPVGSNEVIQSDVRVIAATSTDLEAAIKRGEFRADLYYRLNVLPIQVPPLRDRLDDLPALSEAILEELRSQHELNPEALDLLGQHAWPGNIRELRNVLERAALLSDDLMLNAADIRAAIGSFTPVQRVAPLAIEPVAHETFSEARERFDRQLIESALAQCGGKVIEAAARLGLGRSTLYKKMVALGIAEST; via the coding sequence ATGGACACCACCGAAAGCCTCAAGGACTACCAGCGCGTTCGCACCCTGGCGATCCGCTCGCTGTTCGAAATCATCGAGCAATCGAGCGAGGGCACGGTGATTGTCGACCGCGATGCGAACATCGTCTGGATGAATGAGCGTTATGCCCGGCGCTTCGGTCTCGAATCGGCCGCAGGTGCGATCGGCAGGGCCTGCGAAAGCGTGATCCCCGGCAGCCTGTTGCGTGAGGTGGTACGCACCGGACGACCCATCCTGCTGGACATGCAGGACACCCCCAAGGAACCGCTGGTGGTGATGCGCCTGCCGATTCACGACGATGCCGGCGCGGTGATCGGCGCCATCGGCTTTGCCCTGTTCGATGAATTGCGCAGCCTGTCACCGATGCTCAAGCGCTACCTGAGCATGCAGGAAGAACTGGCATCGACCCGCTCGCTGCTGCGGGCGCGGCAGACCAAGTACAACTTCGCCCATTTCATCGGCACCAGCGCCGCCAGCCTGGAAGTCAAACGCCGCGCCCGGCGCAGCGCCAGTGCCGAGTCACCGGTGTTGTTGCTCGGCGAAACCGGTACCGGCAAAGAGCTGCTGGCCCAGGCGATCCACGGCGCCTCGCCTCGGGCGCACAAAGCCTTCGTCAGCATCAACAGCGCGGCAATTCCCGAAGCGCTGCTGGAAGCCGAGTTCTTTGGCACCGCACCCGGCGCATTCACCGGCGCCGATCGCAAGGGCCGCACCGGCAAGTTGCAGATCGCTCAGGGCGGCACGCTGTTTCTCGATGAGATCGGCGACATGCCGCTGCCACTGCAAAGCAAATTGCTGCGAGTGTTGCAGGAAAAGGAATTCGAGCCGGTGGGCTCCAACGAAGTGATCCAGAGCGATGTGCGAGTGATCGCGGCCACCTCCACCGATCTGGAAGCAGCGATCAAACGCGGGGAGTTTCGTGCCGACTTGTATTACCGCCTCAACGTGCTGCCGATTCAGGTCCCGCCCTTGCGTGATCGCCTCGACGACCTGCCGGCCCTCAGCGAAGCGATCCTCGAAGAGCTGCGCAGTCAGCACGAACTGAACCCCGAAGCCCTGGATTTGTTGGGTCAACACGCCTGGCCGGGGAACATCCGCGAACTGCGCAACGTTCTGGAGCGCGCCGCGTTACTCAGTGATGATTTGATGCTGAATGCAGCGGATATCCGCGCGGCGATTGGCAGTTTTACCCCGGTGCAGCGTGTGGCGCCCTTGGCCATTGAGCCGGTTGCCCATGAAACCTTCAGTGAGGCTCGCGAACGGTTTGATCGGCAGTTGATTGAATCCGCCCTCGCGCAATGCGGCGGGAAGGTTATCGAAGCGGCGGCGCGGTTGGGGCTGGGGCGGTCGACGTTGTACAAGAAGATGGTGGCGTTGGGGATTGCGGAGTCTACATAA
- a CDS encoding ABC transporter ATP-binding protein: MSDNLIEIRDLNVAFSGQTVVRNLFLDIRPGECLALVGESGCGKSVTAHSILQLLPETGTETTGSIRYRGQELIGADVKVLRELRGNRIAMIFQEPMTSLNPLHTIEKQIGETLLLHKGLGGKAAQARILELLQLVGIQKPEERLKAYPHQLSGGQRQRVMIAMALACEPELLIADEPTTALDVTVQRKILLLLKSLQQRLGMSLLLISHDLNLVRSIAQRVCVMHAGEIVEQAPCETLFTAPKHPYSRVLLNAEPEGEALPRDEREKVLEVDNLQVQFVIGGGLFQRKTYLRAVDGISLNVQRGKTLGIVGESGSGKSTLGQAILRLLDSEGSIRFQGEALDGLTQKQLRPWRKKMQVVFQDPFGSLSPRMSVAQIISEGLEVHSQLTADECNNEVIRALTEVGLDPQSRHRYPHEFSGGQRQRIAIARALVLKPALILLDEPTSALDRTVQKQVVALLRQLQEKHGLTYLFISHDLAVVRALAHDMIVIKDGKVVESGASHDVFDSPQHPYTKELLAAAHPG, encoded by the coding sequence ATGAGTGACAACCTGATCGAAATCCGTGACCTCAACGTGGCCTTCAGCGGCCAGACCGTGGTGCGCAACCTGTTCCTGGACATCCGCCCCGGCGAATGCCTGGCGCTGGTCGGCGAGTCGGGTTGCGGCAAGTCGGTGACCGCCCACTCGATCTTGCAACTGCTGCCCGAGACCGGCACTGAAACCACCGGCAGCATTCGCTATCGCGGCCAGGAGCTGATCGGCGCCGACGTCAAGGTTTTGCGCGAGCTGCGCGGCAACCGGATTGCGATGATCTTCCAGGAGCCGATGACCTCCCTCAACCCGCTGCACACCATTGAAAAGCAGATCGGCGAAACCCTGCTGCTGCATAAGGGGCTGGGCGGCAAAGCGGCGCAAGCGCGGATTCTCGAGTTGCTGCAATTGGTGGGCATCCAGAAACCCGAAGAGCGGCTCAAGGCCTATCCCCATCAACTGTCCGGCGGCCAACGGCAACGGGTGATGATCGCCATGGCCCTGGCCTGCGAGCCGGAATTGCTGATCGCCGATGAGCCGACCACCGCGCTGGATGTGACAGTGCAACGCAAGATCCTGCTGCTACTCAAATCCCTGCAACAGCGGCTCGGCATGTCGCTGCTGCTGATCAGCCACGACCTCAATCTGGTGCGCAGTATTGCTCAGCGAGTGTGTGTGATGCACGCCGGGGAAATCGTCGAGCAGGCACCTTGCGAGACACTGTTCACCGCGCCTAAACATCCTTACAGCCGCGTACTATTGAACGCCGAACCGGAAGGCGAAGCCCTGCCCCGAGACGAAAGGGAAAAAGTGCTGGAAGTGGATAATTTACAGGTGCAGTTCGTCATCGGTGGCGGCCTGTTTCAGCGTAAAACCTACCTGCGCGCGGTGGATGGCATCAGCCTGAATGTTCAGCGCGGCAAGACGTTGGGCATCGTCGGCGAGTCCGGTTCGGGCAAGTCCACGCTGGGTCAGGCGATCCTGCGCTTGCTCGATTCCGAAGGCAGCATTCGCTTTCAGGGTGAGGCGCTGGATGGCTTGACGCAAAAGCAGCTGCGACCGTGGCGCAAGAAGATGCAAGTGGTGTTCCAGGACCCCTTCGGCAGTCTCAGCCCGCGGATGTCGGTGGCGCAGATCATCAGTGAAGGCCTTGAGGTGCACAGCCAGTTGACCGCTGACGAGTGCAATAACGAAGTGATTCGGGCGCTGACGGAAGTCGGCCTCGACCCGCAAAGCCGTCATCGCTACCCGCACGAATTCTCCGGCGGCCAACGCCAGCGCATCGCCATTGCCCGCGCGCTGGTACTGAAACCGGCGCTGATCCTGCTCGACGAACCGACCTCGGCGCTGGATCGCACGGTGCAAAAACAAGTGGTCGCCCTGCTCCGCCAGCTTCAGGAGAAACATGGCCTGACCTACCTGTTCATCAGCCACGACCTGGCGGTGGTGCGCGCCCTGGCCCACGACATGATCGTGATCAAGGACGGCAAAGTGGTGGAAAGCGGCGCCAGTCACGACGTGTTCGATTCGCCGCAGCATCCGTATACCAAAGAGCTGTTGGCAGCGGCGCATCCGGGGTAG
- a CDS encoding ABC transporter permease — protein sequence MFKLSPLGRRRFERFKKNRRGWWSLWLFIGLFLLTLGGELIANDKPLMVSYQGSLYFPALKRHTEQEFGGQLPFQADYRSDYVQKLIHKDGGWMLFPPIPFSDDTPNYDLNQPAPSPPSKVNWLGTDDQARDVLARVIFGARVSILFALALTFISALIGIAAGALQGYYGGWVDLIGQRLLEVWSGLPVLYLLIILSGFVEPNFWWLLGIMALFSWLALVDVVRAEFLRGRNLEYVKAARALGLSDRKVIVRHILPNAMNATLSYLPFILTGAISTLTALDFLGFGMPAGSASLGELIGQGKQNLQAPWLGLTAFFTLALILSLLVFIGEALRDAFDPRS from the coding sequence ATGTTCAAGCTCTCGCCGCTGGGCCGTCGCCGTTTCGAACGTTTCAAGAAAAACCGCCGGGGCTGGTGGTCGCTGTGGTTGTTTATCGGCCTGTTCCTGCTGACCCTGGGCGGCGAGCTGATCGCCAACGACAAACCGCTGATGGTCAGTTATCAGGGCTCGCTGTATTTCCCGGCGCTCAAACGCCACACCGAGCAGGAGTTCGGTGGGCAATTGCCATTCCAGGCCGACTACCGCAGTGATTACGTGCAGAAGCTGATCCACAAGGACGGCGGCTGGATGCTGTTTCCTCCGATCCCGTTCAGCGACGACACACCCAATTACGACCTCAATCAACCCGCACCAAGCCCGCCGTCGAAGGTCAACTGGCTGGGCACCGACGATCAGGCTCGCGACGTGTTGGCCCGGGTGATTTTCGGCGCGCGGGTGTCGATTTTGTTTGCGTTGGCGCTGACCTTCATCAGTGCGTTGATCGGCATCGCCGCCGGTGCGCTGCAAGGCTATTACGGTGGTTGGGTCGACCTGATCGGTCAGCGCTTGCTGGAAGTCTGGTCGGGGCTGCCGGTGCTGTACCTGCTGATCATTCTGTCGGGTTTCGTCGAGCCGAATTTCTGGTGGCTGCTGGGGATCATGGCGCTGTTTTCCTGGCTGGCCCTGGTGGACGTGGTGCGCGCCGAGTTCCTGCGCGGGCGCAACCTGGAATACGTCAAGGCCGCCCGTGCGCTGGGCCTGAGCGATCGCAAGGTGATCGTGCGGCACATTCTGCCCAACGCGATGAATGCGACCCTGAGTTATTTGCCGTTCATTTTGACCGGGGCGATTTCCACCCTCACGGCGCTGGATTTTCTCGGCTTCGGCATGCCCGCCGGCAGTGCGTCCCTGGGCGAATTGATCGGTCAAGGCAAACAGAACCTGCAAGCACCATGGCTGGGGCTGACGGCGTTTTTTACCCTGGCGCTGATTCTTTCTTTATTAGTGTTCATCGGCGAGGCGTTGCGCGATGCCTTTGACCCACGATCTTGA
- a CDS encoding microcin C ABC transporter permease YejB, whose protein sequence is MWAYVLRRLLLIIPTLVIILLVNFVIVQAAPGGPVEQAIAHLQGIGGANVGGGSSEALQGSSRASRGLDPQLIKEIEKQYGFDKPAPERLWLMLKSYARLDFGKSFFRGATVTDLILEKMPVTISLGLWATLITYLVSIPLGIRKAVHHGSHFDIWSSTAIIVGYAMPAFLFAMFLIVVFAGGTSLNWFPVRGLVSDNFESLSTLGKIADYFWHLVLPVTALVVGGFATLTILTKNSFLNEITRQYVVTARAKGLSERRVLYGHVFRNAMLLVVSGIPQAFISVFFAGSLLIEVIFSLDGLGRMSYEAAVSRDYPVVFGSLFIFTLFGLLIKIIGDLCYTLVDPRIDFAARNA, encoded by the coding sequence ATGTGGGCTTATGTACTGCGGCGCTTGCTGCTGATCATTCCGACACTGGTGATTATTCTTCTGGTCAATTTCGTTATCGTCCAGGCCGCGCCGGGCGGTCCCGTGGAACAGGCCATCGCGCACTTGCAAGGCATCGGCGGCGCGAATGTCGGCGGGGGTTCCAGCGAAGCCCTGCAGGGCAGTTCGCGGGCCAGTCGCGGGCTCGATCCGCAGTTGATCAAGGAGATCGAAAAGCAATACGGCTTCGATAAGCCGGCACCCGAACGCCTGTGGCTGATGCTCAAGAGCTACGCCCGCCTCGACTTCGGCAAGAGCTTTTTCCGCGGCGCCACGGTCACCGACCTGATTCTGGAAAAAATGCCGGTGACCATTTCCCTCGGGCTCTGGGCCACATTGATTACCTACCTGGTGTCGATCCCTCTGGGCATCCGCAAAGCCGTGCACCATGGCAGCCATTTCGATATCTGGAGCAGCACCGCGATCATCGTCGGTTACGCCATGCCAGCGTTCCTGTTCGCGATGTTCCTGATTGTGGTCTTCGCCGGCGGTACTTCGTTGAACTGGTTCCCGGTGCGTGGCCTGGTCTCGGACAATTTCGAGTCGCTGTCGACCCTGGGCAAAATCGCCGATTACTTCTGGCACCTGGTGCTGCCAGTGACGGCACTGGTGGTCGGCGGTTTCGCGACCCTGACCATCCTCACCAAGAACTCCTTCCTCAATGAAATCACCCGCCAATACGTGGTCACCGCCCGGGCCAAGGGCTTGAGCGAACGCCGGGTGCTTTACGGCCATGTGTTTCGCAATGCGATGCTGCTGGTGGTGTCGGGGATTCCGCAGGCCTTCATCAGCGTATTTTTCGCCGGCTCGCTGCTGATCGAAGTGATTTTCTCCCTCGACGGGTTAGGTCGCATGAGTTACGAAGCTGCGGTGTCACGGGACTATCCGGTGGTATTCGGTTCGCTGTTCATCTTCACCTTATTCGGCCTGCTGATAAAAATCATTGGCGACCTTTGCTACACCCTGGTCGACCCGCGTATCGACTTCGCCGCGAGGAACGCCTGA